From Callospermophilus lateralis isolate mCalLat2 chromosome 5, mCalLat2.hap1, whole genome shotgun sequence, a single genomic window includes:
- the Guk1 gene encoding guanylate kinase isoform X1: MLRRPLAGLAAAALGRAPLDGMSGPRPVVLSGPSGAGKSTLLKRLLQEHGSIFGFSVSHTTRNPRPGEENGRDYYFVTREVMQHDIAAGDFIEHAEFSGNLYGTSKAAVRAVQAMNRICVLDVDLQGVRNIKKTDLCPIYISVQPPSLDVLEQRLRQRNTETEESLAKRLAAARADMDSSKEPGLFDLVIINDNLDEAYAALKQALSEEIKKAQGTSHS, encoded by the exons ATGCTGCGGCGCCCGCTGGCCGGGCTGGCGGCGGCCGCCCTGGGCCGGGCCCCTCTGGACG GCATGTCGGGACCCAGGCCCGTGGTGCTGAGTGGGCCATCCGGGGCTGGGAAGAGCACCCTGCTGAAGAGGTTGCTCCAGGAGCATGGCAGCATCTTTGGCTTCAGTGTGTCCC ATACCACGAGGAACCCGCGGCCTGGTGAGGAGAACGGCAGAG ATTACTACTTTGTGACCAGGGAGGTGATGCAACATGACATCGCCGCTGGGGACTTCATTGAACATGCTGAGTTCTCAGGGAACCTATATGGGACAAG CAAGGCGGCCGTGCGGGCCGTGCAGGCCATGAACCGCATCTGCGTGCTGGACGTGGACCTGCAGGGCGTACGCAACATCAAGAAGACAGACCTTTGCCCCATCTACATCTCTGTGCAGCCTCCTTCACTGGATGTGCTG GAGCAGCGGCTGCGCCAGCGTAATACGGAGACAGAGGAGAGCCTGGCGAAGCGGCTGGCCGCCGCTCGGGCAGACATGGACAGCA GCAAGGAGCCAGGCCTGTTCGACCTGGTGATCATCAATGATAACCTGGATGAAGCCTACGCGGCACTGAAGCAGGCACTGTCTGAG GAAATCAAGAAAGCTCAGGGGACAAGCCATTCCTGA
- the Guk1 gene encoding guanylate kinase isoform X2 encodes MSGPRPVVLSGPSGAGKSTLLKRLLQEHGSIFGFSVSHTTRNPRPGEENGRDYYFVTREVMQHDIAAGDFIEHAEFSGNLYGTSKAAVRAVQAMNRICVLDVDLQGVRNIKKTDLCPIYISVQPPSLDVLEQRLRQRNTETEESLAKRLAAARADMDSSKEPGLFDLVIINDNLDEAYAALKQALSEEIKKAQGTSHS; translated from the exons ATGTCGGGACCCAGGCCCGTGGTGCTGAGTGGGCCATCCGGGGCTGGGAAGAGCACCCTGCTGAAGAGGTTGCTCCAGGAGCATGGCAGCATCTTTGGCTTCAGTGTGTCCC ATACCACGAGGAACCCGCGGCCTGGTGAGGAGAACGGCAGAG ATTACTACTTTGTGACCAGGGAGGTGATGCAACATGACATCGCCGCTGGGGACTTCATTGAACATGCTGAGTTCTCAGGGAACCTATATGGGACAAG CAAGGCGGCCGTGCGGGCCGTGCAGGCCATGAACCGCATCTGCGTGCTGGACGTGGACCTGCAGGGCGTACGCAACATCAAGAAGACAGACCTTTGCCCCATCTACATCTCTGTGCAGCCTCCTTCACTGGATGTGCTG GAGCAGCGGCTGCGCCAGCGTAATACGGAGACAGAGGAGAGCCTGGCGAAGCGGCTGGCCGCCGCTCGGGCAGACATGGACAGCA GCAAGGAGCCAGGCCTGTTCGACCTGGTGATCATCAATGATAACCTGGATGAAGCCTACGCGGCACTGAAGCAGGCACTGTCTGAG GAAATCAAGAAAGCTCAGGGGACAAGCCATTCCTGA
- the Gjc2 gene encoding gap junction gamma-2 protein translates to MTNMSWSFLTRLLEEIHNHSTFVGKVWLTVLVVFRIVLTAVGGESIYSDEQSKFTCNTRQPGCDNVCYDAFAPLSHVRFWVFQIVVISTPSVMYLGYAVHRLARASEQERRRALRRRPGPRRALRAHLPPPGWPEPTDLGEAEPMLGLEEEEEEEPGVPEGPGEDTEEERADEVATKGAGVDGKAAGGPGPAGQHDGRRRIQREGLMRVYVAQLVVRAAFEVAFLVGQYLLYGFEVRPFFACSRQPCPHVVDCFVSRPTEKTVFLLVMYVVSCLCLLLNLCEMAHLGLGSAQDAVRGRRGPPAQAPGPGPRPPPCAFPAPATGLACPPDYSLVVRAADRARVHDQNLANLALQALRDGAAAGGDRDSPPCPGLSAANRGPPRAGAPASGTGSATSGGTAGEQGRPGAQERPGAKTRAGSEKGSTGSRDGKATVWI, encoded by the coding sequence ATGACCAACATGAGCTGGAGCTTCCTGACGCGGCTGCTGGAGGAGATCCACAACCATTCCACCTTCGTGGGCAAGGTGTGGCTCACCGTGCTGGTGGTCTTCCGCATCGTGTTGACTGCTGTGGGCGGCGAGTCTATCTATTCCGATGAGCAGTCTAAGTTTACTTGCAACACGCGGCAGCCGGGCTGCGACAACGTTTGCTACGACGCCTTCGCACCCCTGTCGCATGTGCGCTTCTGGGTCTTTCAGATCGTGGTCATCTCAACGCCCTCCGTCATGTACCTGGGCTACGCTGTCCACCGCCTGGCCCGTGCCTCGGAGCAGGAGCGCAGGCGCGCGCTACGCCGCCGCCCAGGTCCCCGACGCGCTCTCAGGGCGCACCTGCCACCGCCTGGATGGCCGGAGCCCACTGACCTGGGCGAGGCGGAACCCATGCTTGggctggaggaggaagaagaggaagagccaGGAGTGCCCGAGGGGCCGGGAGAGGACACGGAGGAGGAGCGTGCAGATGAGGTGGCAACCAAGGGGGCTGGGGTAGACGGCAAGGCAGCTGGGGGCCCGGGTCCAGCCGGGCAACACGATGGACGGCGACGCATCCAGCGGGAGGGACTGATGCGCGTGTACGTGGCCCAACTGGTGGTCAGGGCTGCCTTTGAGGTGGCTTTCTTGGTGGGCCAGTACCTACTGTATGGCTTCGAGGTACGGCCCTTCTTCGCCTGCAGCCGCCAGCCCTGCCCACACGTGGTGGATTGCTTCGTGTCGCGGCCCACTGAGAAGACCGTCTTCCTGCTGGTCATGTACGTGGTCAGCTGCCTGTGTTTGTTGCTCAACCTCTGCGAGATGGCTCATCTGGGCCTGGGTAGCGCGCAGGACGCCGTACGTGGCCGCCGGGGTCCACCAGCGCAGGCGCCTGGTCCAGGGCCGCGCCCACCACCTTGTGCCTTCCCGGCCCCAGCCACTGGCCTGGCCTGCCCGCCCGACTACAGCCTGGTGGTGCGTGCTGCTGATCGTGCACGCGTGCATGACCAGAATTTGGCTAATCTGGCCTTGCAGGCGCTGCGTGACGGGGCGGCAGCAGGCGGAGACCGGGATAGCCCGCCCTGCCCCGGGCTCTCCGCGGCCAACCGGGGGCCTCCCAGAGCCGGCGCACCGGCTTCTGGAACCGGCAGCGCCACATCTGGGGGCACCGCCGGAGAGCAGGGCCGGCCTGGGGCCCAAGAGCGGCCAGGCGCCAAAACCAGGGCTGGCTCCGAGAAGGGCAGTACCGGCAGCAGGGACGGAAAGGCCACTGTGTGGATCTGA